From one Triticum urartu cultivar G1812 chromosome 3, Tu2.1, whole genome shotgun sequence genomic stretch:
- the LOC125546487 gene encoding putative E3 ubiquitin-protein ligase SINA-like 6 encodes MEKRQHREKDEGGVSERREVAAAGATNTIDHLENLDNLECLICREPLRPPIFQIMGWREYYTTCTMRHTICLSCHDKFPDKCFFCSNTTVYNRCLELEDAVESIKLACSNGEHGCTARITYYQKEEHEKDCPHAPCFCPVTGCSFKGPTAMLLEHFSREYKWRSTKFIYNEAFGVRIRGDTPGSCILVGEDGHIFMINMEMEPAGIVISVCSIQPHITGSKFKCRLSISCSETGYYQAAEFQMRITNLYDGMPKDFMFLVPKGLLRRAITIVPVTITPE; translated from the exons ATGGAAAAGCGGCAGCACCGGGAGAAAGATGAGGGCGGCGTCAGCGAGAGGAGGGAGGTCGCGGCGGCAGGCGCCACCAACACCATAGATCACCTCGAGAACCTCGACAACCTCGAGTGCCTCATCTGCCGCGAGCCCCTGCGCCCTCCTATTTTCCAG attatgggatggagggagtactatactaCG TGCACCATGCGCCATACCATATGTTTATCTTGCCATGACAAGTTCCCAGACAAGTGTTTCTTCTGCTCCAATACCACAGTCTACAATCGCTGCCTCGAGCTAGAAGATGCGGTTGAATCAATCAAACTTGCTTGCTCCAATGGCGAACACGGATGCACTGCGAGGATAACATACTACCAAAAAGAAGAGCATGAGAAAGATTGCCCGCACGCGCCATGCTTCTGCCCTGTAACCGGCTGCAGCTTCAAAGGGCCAACGGCAATGCTCCTCGAGCATTTCTCACGCGAGTACAAGTGGCGTAGCACGAAATTTATATACAACGAGGCGTTTGGGGTCCGCATCCGCGGCGATACTCCTGGTTCATGCATTCTTGTGGGCGAGGATGGGCACATCTTCATGATCAATATGGAAATGGAGCCCGCCGGAATTGTCATCTCAGTTTGCTCCATTCAGCCTCACATTACTGGATCCAAGTTCAAGTGCAGGCTATCAATATCATGCAGTGAAACGGGCTACTATCAGGCTGCCGAGTTCCAAATGAGGATCACTAATCTGTATGATGGGATGCCCAAGGACTTCATGTTCCTTGTGCCCAAGGGGTTGCTTCGACGTGCCATAACTATTGTGCCTGTGACTATCACGCCAGAATAG